One window of Paludibacter propionicigenes WB4 genomic DNA carries:
- a CDS encoding ATP-binding protein: MDNTTPIIGKDVIESLTIGMYEDSRFIYREYIQNSADQIDKAVAQGLIKKEQEEIHISINQDEKNVEIYDNATGISQNEALPILLNIAQSTKQRGIDKGFRGIGRLGGLAYCEKLIFETSYKGEDTKTTLIWDATLLKEIINDRNEKEDAVSVIQKVTTSVVSKEDSNKHYFKVILEGVTNEDLLDKKSVDKYLSMVAPLPFPSRFIYKSLIYDELKKEGLLLDEYRIYLNTEQLYKGYSTTIYKGEDNDKRKEDEILYIEFFKEYAKDGQLLFWGWHSISGKNQSLNQINYSRGFRLRKSNIQVGDEFTLIKLQRDKRFQFYFFGEIHGIHCDLIPNSRRDYFSENKISLEFDQKLKQFFHKNINDLCRTASDLNSSLKKIEELRTFDEEYKIKKEIGFTNKTEHQEYKEKFEKKLDEAQKAQNKINKIKTGFSNIENHPVNKILQSVVSSDSINIYKLKPEINDPCGKTKFRTDNLSGLNKEQRKLIARIFGVISDVLDKETAENVIQKIEEELK, encoded by the coding sequence ATGGATAATACAACGCCAATTATAGGAAAAGATGTAATTGAATCCTTAACGATTGGAATGTACGAAGATAGTAGATTTATCTATCGCGAATATATTCAGAATTCAGCAGATCAAATAGATAAAGCTGTTGCGCAGGGTTTGATTAAAAAAGAACAGGAAGAAATTCACATTTCAATTAATCAGGATGAGAAAAATGTGGAAATTTATGACAATGCCACAGGAATATCTCAAAATGAAGCATTGCCAATACTTCTTAATATTGCTCAATCTACTAAACAAAGAGGAATTGACAAAGGGTTTAGAGGAATTGGTCGATTAGGAGGGCTAGCATATTGTGAAAAACTAATTTTCGAAACTTCTTATAAAGGAGAAGATACCAAAACAACATTAATATGGGATGCTACTTTGCTCAAAGAAATAATAAATGACCGTAATGAAAAAGAGGATGCTGTTTCAGTTATTCAAAAAGTTACAACATCGGTAGTTTCTAAAGAAGACTCCAATAAACATTATTTTAAAGTAATTCTTGAAGGAGTTACAAATGAAGATTTATTAGATAAGAAGAGTGTTGACAAATATTTATCAATGGTTGCACCTCTACCATTTCCAAGCAGGTTTATTTATAAATCCCTTATTTATGATGAATTAAAAAAAGAAGGATTATTGTTAGATGAATATAGAATTTATTTGAATACGGAACAACTGTATAAAGGTTATTCAACAACTATTTATAAAGGGGAGGATAATGACAAAAGAAAAGAAGATGAAATTTTATATATAGAATTCTTTAAGGAATATGCTAAAGATGGACAACTGCTATTTTGGGGTTGGCATAGTATTTCAGGAAAAAATCAATCGCTAAATCAAATTAATTATTCAAGAGGATTTCGCTTAAGAAAATCAAATATACAAGTTGGGGATGAATTCACATTAATTAAACTACAAAGGGATAAAAGGTTTCAATTTTATTTTTTTGGAGAAATTCATGGAATTCATTGTGATTTAATTCCTAACTCAAGAAGAGACTACTTTTCCGAAAATAAAATATCTTTAGAATTTGACCAAAAACTAAAACAGTTTTTTCATAAAAACATAAATGATCTATGTCGCACAGCTTCCGATTTAAATAGTTCCTTGAAAAAAATTGAAGAGCTAAGAACATTTGATGAAGAATATAAGATAAAGAAGGAAATTGGTTTTACAAACAAAACAGAACATCAGGAGTATAAAGAGAAATTTGAAAAAAAATTAGATGAGGCTCAAAAAGCACAAAATAAAATAAATAAAATAAAGACAGGTTTTAGTAACATTGAAAATCATCCAGTAAATAAAATTTTACAAAGTGTCGTCAGTTCAGATTCAATAAATATATATAAACTTAAGCCTGAAATAAATGATCCGTGTGGTAAAACGAAATTTCGTACAGATAATCTAAGTGGTTTAAACAAAGAACAACGTAAACTAATTGCAAGAATATTTGGAGTAATAAGTGATGTATTAGATAAAGAGACGGCAGAAAATGTAATACAAAAAATAGAAGAAGAACTTAAATAG
- a CDS encoding ATP-binding protein codes for MKIIGKVVATEKNPTTIDDFYFWTDKKRQLKPFDVIVVKHIEKSETYGVIEEISHITDAPSYLAGFISSDFGDVEHQPLTERIGMNYVKCRVVGNTKNIYTPVLDSSDVLLADEDQIKEALGLAEVKNPLPAGYIEMYEGENKKTIPVHFNSHFLIGPEGAHLNISGISGLASKTSYAMFLMKAIQDKYLKDKSEESVAFVMLNVKGRDLLSVDEFNSDKELVENEIFPVYDLLDLEKKPFENVKYFYPYSKEIAPTTYAQVSDVKSQINRGSAFQYKYVFEDDRESIDLLFSNVDDPNETMESIVNYISTGQGKFSNITSWEELKKTLYEQTQTGNKDNSGKEITVLSWRKFYRLFNKSYEKNKSLFANRCCDQHEVRLKDQIQNIEKNDVFVIDIAKLDEETQGFVFGDVMRAIYDLKLGTTEREEKEIPSKIVIFIDELNKYASNEIPKSSPILKQLLDITERGRSLGIILFGAEQFISDIHKRVKGNCSTLAYGRTNVIEISKSDFQFVPHVYKSMLTRLKQGEYILQNPIFRSLINIKFPKPIYKQHKNG; via the coding sequence ATGAAAATCATAGGTAAAGTAGTAGCAACAGAAAAGAATCCAACCACAATTGATGATTTTTATTTTTGGACTGACAAAAAGAGGCAATTAAAACCTTTTGATGTTATCGTTGTAAAGCATATTGAAAAATCAGAAACTTATGGAGTAATTGAAGAAATTTCTCACATTACAGACGCGCCAAGTTATCTAGCTGGTTTTATTTCTAGTGATTTCGGCGATGTGGAGCATCAGCCATTAACTGAACGCATTGGAATGAACTATGTTAAATGTAGGGTTGTTGGTAATACAAAAAATATATATACACCAGTATTAGACAGTTCAGATGTATTATTAGCAGATGAAGATCAAATTAAAGAAGCTTTAGGTTTAGCTGAAGTCAAAAACCCACTACCTGCTGGTTATATTGAAATGTATGAGGGTGAAAATAAAAAAACAATTCCTGTACATTTTAATTCTCATTTTTTAATTGGTCCTGAGGGAGCTCATTTAAATATATCAGGGATTTCTGGACTTGCATCAAAAACGTCTTATGCGATGTTTCTAATGAAAGCAATTCAAGACAAATACTTAAAAGATAAAAGTGAAGAATCTGTAGCTTTCGTAATGCTAAATGTCAAGGGTAGAGATCTGCTTTCTGTTGACGAATTTAACTCAGATAAGGAGTTAGTCGAAAATGAAATATTTCCGGTATACGATTTATTGGATTTAGAGAAAAAACCTTTTGAAAATGTTAAGTACTTTTATCCATATTCTAAAGAAATAGCGCCAACTACTTATGCACAAGTTTCGGATGTCAAAAGCCAAATAAATAGAGGGAGTGCGTTCCAATATAAATATGTTTTTGAAGATGATAGAGAAAGCATAGATTTGTTGTTTTCAAATGTTGATGACCCAAATGAAACAATGGAGTCGATTGTAAACTATATATCAACTGGTCAAGGTAAATTTAGCAACATTACTTCATGGGAAGAGCTAAAGAAAACACTATACGAACAGACTCAAACAGGGAATAAAGATAATAGTGGAAAAGAAATAACTGTATTAAGTTGGAGAAAATTCTATCGTTTATTTAATAAATCTTATGAGAAAAATAAATCTCTTTTTGCTAATCGTTGCTGTGACCAGCATGAAGTACGTTTAAAAGATCAAATTCAAAATATTGAGAAAAACGATGTCTTCGTAATTGATATTGCAAAATTAGATGAAGAAACACAAGGTTTTGTTTTTGGAGATGTTATGAGGGCAATTTATGATCTCAAACTAGGAACAACTGAGAGAGAAGAAAAAGAAATTCCCTCTAAGATTGTCATATTTATTGATGAGTTAAATAAATATGCATCCAACGAGATCCCGAAAAGCTCACCTATATTGAAGCAGTTACTTGATATTACTGAAAGGGGGCGTTCTTTAGGAATAATCTTATTTGGTGCAGAGCAATTTATAAGTGATATACACAAACGTGTGAAAGGAAATTGCTCTACTTTAGCCTATGGAAGAACTAATGTTATAGAAATATCTAAAAGTGACTTTCAATTTGTACCTCATGTCTATAAATCTATGCTTACAAGATTAAAACAAGGTGAATACATATTGCAGAATCCAATATTTCGTTCGCTAATTAATATCAAATTCCCCAAACCAATATATAAACAACATAAAAATGGATAA
- a CDS encoding DUF3108 domain-containing protein: MPVSLMAQARLKVESQRVVAGETLHYKARWGLLTIGSATTRIDKTLYNVGSNTCYKVDINGQTNGLAKLFYVKDSWTAYIDTATITTHQSYRSIREGRYELDEQIRFDQPNNKAEVKVYDKKTKTYVLKKVYDTHDNIRDVIAGVMTFRLVDLSRYRKGDKFTVNGFYEDEGYKIEVTYLGEEIIKTALGNMRCYKVKPTIPKNNVFDGKDAISIWLSADSAQVIMRVKARLFIGSMSIELQD; encoded by the coding sequence ATGCCTGTAAGCTTAATGGCACAAGCCCGACTGAAAGTCGAAAGTCAGCGTGTGGTGGCAGGAGAAACCCTGCACTACAAAGCCCGTTGGGGATTACTCACCATTGGCAGTGCCACTACCCGCATAGACAAAACCCTCTACAACGTTGGCTCGAATACCTGCTACAAAGTAGATATCAACGGGCAAACAAACGGACTGGCCAAACTCTTCTACGTGAAAGATTCCTGGACAGCCTATATCGACACGGCCACCATCACCACCCATCAGTCGTACCGAAGCATACGTGAAGGCAGATACGAGTTGGACGAGCAAATTCGCTTTGACCAACCCAATAACAAAGCCGAGGTAAAGGTATACGACAAGAAAACAAAAACCTATGTGCTGAAAAAGGTGTACGATACGCACGACAATATACGCGATGTGATAGCGGGTGTGATGACTTTCCGGCTCGTAGATTTATCCCGCTACAGAAAAGGCGATAAATTCACCGTCAACGGATTTTACGAAGACGAAGGCTACAAAATAGAAGTTACCTACCTGGGCGAAGAAATTATCAAAACCGCCCTCGGCAACATGCGCTGCTACAAAGTAAAACCCACCATCCCCAAAAATAATGTGTTCGACGGCAAGGATGCCATTAGCATTTGGCTCTCGGCTGACAGTGCACAGGTCATCATGCGCGTCAAAGCCAGGCTCTTTATCGGCAGCATGAGCATAGAACTACAGGATTGA
- a CDS encoding LytTR family transcriptional regulator DNA-binding domain-containing protein has product MPQSISTYLKLYIPRLFTHKYGKVYFAGICAYTFLSLNFHQPVGAYISDSTRVHWMLSCFGAVFILIFILFYALLPRIFRQYFNNSAWNLTKELSVLLLFYAACCIANWGCFSYSYQSASGTPANLINILIFSFSFNLLPVVVIILLQAIVYLLEKHEFTLHHPGAEAMSVFRCDGGKEIPLYNILFFYQSGNYQFIYYVSEAGIMEEKERRSMKILLEMMSVYPEFKSCHVSYLVNTHKIEYCVTESGEKRLKLIGYDKKLNVSYKHRHDFDQYLLNNRK; this is encoded by the coding sequence ATGCCACAAAGTATTAGTACATACCTTAAACTTTACATACCACGTTTGTTTACGCATAAATACGGAAAAGTTTATTTTGCGGGAATATGCGCATATACATTCCTGTCGCTTAACTTCCATCAGCCTGTTGGAGCATATATTTCGGACAGTACCCGGGTACATTGGATGCTGAGCTGCTTCGGAGCTGTATTTATCCTGATTTTCATCCTGTTCTACGCATTGCTACCGCGTATCTTCCGTCAATATTTCAATAACTCAGCATGGAACCTCACGAAGGAACTAAGCGTATTGCTCCTGTTTTATGCCGCGTGCTGCATTGCCAACTGGGGATGCTTCTCATACAGCTATCAGTCTGCCTCCGGCACACCTGCCAACCTCATCAATATCCTGATATTTAGTTTCAGTTTTAATTTACTGCCCGTTGTTGTAATTATACTTTTGCAGGCCATTGTGTATCTGCTGGAGAAACATGAATTTACCCTGCATCATCCGGGCGCAGAAGCTATGTCGGTATTCCGGTGTGACGGAGGAAAAGAAATTCCGCTCTACAACATTTTATTTTTCTATCAGTCCGGTAATTATCAGTTTATATACTACGTATCCGAAGCCGGAATAATGGAAGAAAAAGAAAGGCGTAGCATGAAAATTCTGCTCGAAATGATGTCAGTCTACCCGGAGTTTAAATCATGTCACGTGTCTTACCTGGTAAATACGCATAAAATAGAATACTGTGTAACCGAAAGCGGCGAAAAGAGGCTGAAACTCATCGGGTACGACAAAAAACTCAACGTATCCTATAAACACAGGCACGACTTTGACCAATATCTGCTTAATAACCGGAAGTGA
- a CDS encoding carboxypeptidase-like regulatory domain-containing protein produces the protein MTSKQSSIYSMLRRIVAFLRKESNALSVFIVLNTLQPELERNLDEIDLLKEQQATDIKGLSQQKDALRKTATQKAIEVCKALQLYAQMSDNIVLANEVAYTATDFRKASDNEVDTYLSVIYSAGMRYQSELQEYGVTPNKLPELKTAIDAFKAAIGTPKGGTISRKQITDRMGALFTAEMLIIEKIDLLIDTLKFTNTPLYTEYQDNRKIVYFSSSLMVNSTITDAETGLGLPGVVITFILDGVTVLEKTTGDNGGTNIKSIEPGVYTVQLSKPAYISQTFTISIPGDDLITITATMTKESGTKVK, from the coding sequence ATGACTTCAAAACAAAGCAGCATTTATTCAATGCTAAGACGTATCGTTGCATTTTTGAGAAAAGAATCGAATGCATTATCTGTATTTATTGTGCTGAATACATTACAGCCCGAATTGGAACGCAATCTCGACGAAATTGATCTGCTTAAAGAGCAGCAGGCCACAGACATTAAGGGATTGAGCCAACAAAAAGATGCCTTGCGCAAAACAGCTACACAAAAGGCTATCGAGGTTTGTAAAGCATTGCAGTTGTATGCCCAAATGTCCGACAATATTGTGTTGGCCAACGAGGTAGCCTATACAGCAACCGACTTCCGTAAAGCGTCCGACAATGAAGTGGACACCTACCTGTCGGTTATTTATTCGGCAGGAATGCGCTATCAGAGCGAATTACAAGAGTATGGCGTAACACCCAATAAATTGCCCGAACTTAAAACAGCCATCGATGCCTTCAAAGCAGCTATCGGTACACCAAAGGGCGGAACCATAAGCCGTAAACAAATTACCGACCGCATGGGTGCCCTCTTTACCGCCGAAATGCTGATCATTGAGAAAATAGACCTGCTGATCGACACCCTGAAATTCACCAACACCCCGCTGTATACCGAGTATCAGGACAATCGCAAAATCGTCTACTTCAGTTCTTCGCTTATGGTAAATAGTACCATCACCGATGCCGAAACAGGACTGGGGCTACCGGGCGTAGTGATAACGTTTATACTGGATGGCGTAACCGTACTCGAAAAAACTACCGGCGACAATGGCGGAACAAATATCAAATCCATCGAACCCGGAGTGTACACCGTACAACTGTCCAAACCGGCATACATCAGTCAGACGTTTACCATCAGTATTCCGGGCGACGATCTGATAACCATTACAGCCACCATGACCAAAGAAAGCGGAACCAAAGTAAAATAA